Proteins from a single region of Paraburkholderia sp. ZP32-5:
- the lipA gene encoding lipoyl synthase, giving the protein MDTVLDTAPDTAPDTDSVTALGQRGKRNRDKLARIPVKIVPADHASVLPKPRWLHARPMMSETVAGMAAILREHKLHSVCEEAMCPNIGECFAQRTATFMIMGGICTRRCAFCDVAHGRPQALDDDEPARLADAVAALGLRYVVVTSVDRDDLRDGGAAHFARCIALVRERVPGIRVEILTPDFRGRIERALEALSVAWPDVFNHNLETVPSLYRAARAGADYDGSLSLLARVKQLNATLLTKSGLMVGLGETDDELLATMRDLRAHDVDVLTIGQYLAPSRYHMPVRRYMPPATFDLLRDEGLKMGFIDVVAGPLVRSSYHADQVVRTR; this is encoded by the coding sequence ATGGACACCGTGCTTGATACCGCACCCGATACTGCACCCGATACCGACAGCGTCACCGCGCTTGGCCAGCGCGGCAAGCGCAACCGCGACAAGCTCGCGCGCATTCCGGTGAAGATCGTGCCGGCCGACCACGCGAGCGTGTTGCCCAAGCCGCGCTGGCTGCATGCGCGGCCGATGATGAGCGAGACCGTCGCGGGCATGGCGGCGATTCTGCGCGAGCACAAGCTGCATTCGGTCTGCGAGGAGGCGATGTGTCCGAACATCGGCGAGTGTTTCGCGCAGCGCACCGCGACGTTCATGATCATGGGAGGGATCTGCACGCGGCGCTGTGCGTTCTGCGACGTCGCGCACGGCCGGCCGCAAGCACTCGACGACGATGAGCCGGCGCGCCTTGCCGATGCGGTTGCGGCACTCGGGCTGCGCTACGTCGTGGTGACGTCGGTGGATCGCGACGATCTGCGTGATGGTGGCGCCGCGCACTTCGCGCGATGTATTGCGCTCGTGCGCGAGCGCGTGCCGGGCATTCGTGTCGAGATTTTGACGCCGGATTTTCGCGGGCGAATCGAGCGGGCGCTGGAGGCACTGTCCGTTGCATGGCCTGACGTGTTCAACCATAACCTCGAAACGGTGCCGTCGTTGTACAGGGCGGCGCGCGCCGGCGCGGACTACGACGGCTCGCTCTCACTGCTCGCGCGCGTAAAGCAATTGAACGCAACGTTGCTGACCAAATCAGGACTGATGGTCGGCCTCGGCGAAACCGACGACGAACTGCTCGCGACGATGCGAGACCTGCGCGCGCACGACGTCGATGTGCTGACGATCGGCCAGTACCTCGCGCCGTCGCGCTATCACATGCCAGTGCGCCGGTATATGCCACCCGCGACGTTCGACCTGCTGCGCGACGAGGGCCTGAAAATGGGCTTCATCGATGTGGTAGCGGGGCCGCTCGTGCGTTCGTCGTATCACGCGGATCAGGTGGTGCGGACGCGTTGA
- a CDS encoding thiamine pyrophosphate-dependent dehydrogenase E1 component subunit alpha → MSVSTQLSKDKLLEAYRKMRTIREFEERLHVEFATGDIPGFVHLYAGEEASAVGTMLHLNDADYVATTHRGHGHCIAKGVDVHGMMAEIYGRSTGVCRGKGGSMHIADLSKGMLGANGIVGAGGPLVCGAALAAKLKKTGGVGVCFFGDGASNQGVIFESMNLASVWRLPAIFVAENNGYAEATSSTWSVASDNIADRASGFGMPGVIVDGFDFFAVHEALGAAIERARNGGGPTLVEVKLSRYFGHFEGDAQTYRAPGEVQKLRDEKDCLKRFEERVVRAEMLKTDELRGIDAEVKQLIDTAVTDAKAAPLPGADDLLTDVYVSYP, encoded by the coding sequence ATGTCTGTTTCGACCCAGTTGAGCAAGGACAAGCTGCTGGAGGCGTATCGCAAGATGCGCACGATTCGCGAGTTCGAAGAGCGTCTGCATGTCGAATTCGCTACCGGCGACATACCGGGCTTCGTGCATCTGTATGCCGGCGAGGAAGCCTCCGCGGTCGGCACGATGCTGCATCTGAACGACGCCGATTACGTCGCGACCACGCACCGCGGTCATGGTCACTGCATTGCGAAAGGCGTCGACGTGCACGGCATGATGGCCGAGATCTACGGCCGCAGCACCGGCGTATGCCGCGGCAAAGGCGGCTCGATGCATATCGCCGATCTGTCGAAAGGGATGCTTGGCGCGAACGGCATCGTCGGTGCCGGCGGTCCGCTCGTGTGCGGCGCGGCGCTTGCCGCGAAGCTGAAGAAGACCGGCGGGGTGGGCGTGTGCTTCTTCGGCGATGGCGCATCGAATCAGGGCGTGATCTTCGAATCGATGAATCTCGCTTCCGTGTGGCGCCTGCCGGCGATTTTCGTCGCGGAGAACAACGGCTATGCGGAGGCGACGTCGTCGACGTGGTCGGTCGCGTCCGACAACATCGCCGACCGCGCAAGCGGCTTTGGCATGCCCGGCGTGATCGTCGACGGTTTCGATTTCTTCGCGGTGCATGAAGCGCTCGGCGCGGCGATCGAGCGTGCGCGCAACGGCGGCGGACCGACGCTCGTCGAAGTGAAACTGTCGCGCTATTTCGGCCACTTCGAAGGCGATGCGCAAACCTATCGTGCGCCCGGCGAAGTGCAGAAGCTGCGCGATGAGAAGGATTGCCTGAAGCGCTTCGAAGAGCGCGTGGTGCGCGCCGAAATGCTCAAGACCGACGAGCTGCGCGGCATCGACGCCGAGGTGAAGCAGTTGATCGACACCGCTGTGACGGACGCGAAGGCCGCACCGTTGCCGGGTGCCGACGATCTGCTCACCGATGTCTACGTGTCCTATCCGTAA
- a CDS encoding amidohydrolase family protein, whose amino-acid sequence MRILDSHFHWWPRSIFEALCKREGYPRAESNGKNGYTYWRQEGGVARFNLGEEWFDLDKQMAHMDGLGYEVDVIASIGPFSLHFSDLPVEEGREAAMQWNEEMAGAQRRYPGRLWATAAVPLRDTQVAIEVVDHAIGKLGLVGVNLPGSVGSLDRIDAERLEPFYAHIEKLGVPLFLHPTDSIFPEILDGYDGALYLSLGRVIDVSVSACRLVLSGIMERHPDLKIIMSHTGGALPYQAGRMDKNAKKAKLPKPPSTYIKRMYTDTVSPHEMGIRYAIEFYGADHVMYGSDYPCWDPATALQLFEEVGVSKEDQHSIFYGNARRLFGLPDAV is encoded by the coding sequence ATGCGTATTCTCGACTCTCATTTCCACTGGTGGCCGCGTTCGATCTTCGAGGCGCTGTGCAAGCGCGAAGGCTATCCGCGTGCTGAGAGCAACGGCAAGAATGGTTATACGTACTGGCGCCAGGAGGGCGGTGTCGCGCGTTTCAATCTGGGAGAGGAATGGTTCGATCTCGACAAGCAGATGGCGCACATGGACGGGCTCGGCTACGAGGTCGACGTGATCGCTTCGATCGGACCGTTCTCGCTGCATTTCTCGGATCTGCCGGTCGAAGAAGGGCGTGAAGCGGCGATGCAGTGGAACGAGGAAATGGCCGGCGCGCAACGCCGCTATCCGGGCCGGCTGTGGGCCACCGCCGCGGTGCCGCTGCGCGACACTCAGGTGGCAATCGAAGTCGTCGATCATGCGATCGGCAAGCTCGGTCTGGTCGGCGTGAATCTGCCTGGCAGCGTCGGCTCGCTCGACCGCATCGATGCGGAAAGGCTTGAACCGTTCTACGCGCACATCGAAAAGCTCGGCGTGCCGCTGTTTCTGCATCCGACCGATTCGATCTTCCCGGAGATTCTCGACGGCTATGACGGCGCGCTGTATCTGAGCCTCGGGCGCGTGATCGACGTCAGCGTGTCCGCGTGCCGGCTGGTGCTGTCGGGGATCATGGAGCGCCATCCGGATCTGAAGATCATCATGTCGCACACCGGCGGCGCGTTGCCGTATCAGGCCGGCCGCATGGACAAGAACGCGAAGAAAGCGAAATTGCCGAAGCCGCCGAGCACCTATATCAAGCGCATGTACACCGATACGGTGTCGCCGCACGAAATGGGCATCCGTTACGCGATCGAGTTTTACGGCGCCGATCACGTGATGTACGGCAGCGACTATCCGTGCTGGGATCCGGCCACCGCGTTGCAGCTGTTCGAGGAAGTCGGCGTGTCGAAAGAAGATCAGCACAGCATCTTCTACGGCAACGCGCGGCGCCTGTTCGGTTTGCCCGACGCCGTCTGA
- a CDS encoding MFS transporter gives MIATIVTPDRHPIDLEALIDERKLGRFQIFVALLCAAALLVDGFDTMAIGYVAPALIKAWGIDRAAMTPAFVSGQIGLMLGSMIVGPLADRFGRRPVMIFSCAAFGLLSLATMRVTSVGELAALRFLIGFGLGGGMPNALALTSEYMPSRVRVTATMIMFCGFSIGAALGGWAVARLIVEHGWQVVFLIGGVIPLGLAVLLALLLPESLRYLAATGKHPQRLARCVRRIAPEIGVEARATFVVNEKQASGLIVRELFTEGRTRMTLLLWTITFMVLLALNLLGSWLPVMLHDSGLPLETAAGVTIGYQVGGACGNLMLGRFVDRHAPFLVLVITFVIASTAIVCLGLAGTNVALLSALIFVAGFCVIGGVGASDVLVATCYPTAMRVTGLGWAIGVGRFGAVLGPTLGGFALKMGASSASFFAIGALPMLGSAAAAWVMHARSRNAARAAPSLHGL, from the coding sequence ATGATCGCCACGATCGTCACGCCGGATCGCCACCCGATCGATCTCGAAGCGCTGATCGACGAGCGCAAGCTGGGCCGCTTCCAGATCTTCGTCGCGCTGCTGTGCGCGGCCGCGTTGCTGGTGGACGGCTTCGACACGATGGCGATCGGCTATGTCGCGCCCGCGCTAATCAAGGCGTGGGGCATCGATCGCGCGGCGATGACGCCGGCCTTCGTCAGCGGCCAGATCGGCCTGATGCTCGGCTCGATGATCGTCGGCCCGCTCGCCGACCGGTTCGGCCGGCGGCCGGTGATGATCTTCAGTTGCGCGGCTTTCGGTCTGCTGTCGCTCGCGACGATGCGCGTCACGTCGGTCGGCGAGCTGGCCGCGCTGCGGTTTCTGATCGGCTTCGGGCTCGGCGGCGGCATGCCCAATGCGCTTGCGCTGACGAGCGAGTACATGCCGTCGCGCGTGCGTGTGACGGCGACGATGATCATGTTCTGCGGCTTCTCGATCGGCGCGGCGCTGGGCGGCTGGGCGGTCGCGCGTCTGATCGTCGAACACGGCTGGCAGGTGGTGTTCCTGATTGGCGGCGTGATCCCGCTCGGGCTCGCGGTGCTGCTGGCGCTGCTGTTGCCGGAGTCGCTGCGCTATCTGGCGGCGACCGGCAAACATCCGCAACGGCTCGCGCGCTGTGTGCGCCGTATTGCACCTGAGATCGGCGTAGAAGCCCGCGCTACGTTCGTCGTCAACGAGAAACAGGCGAGCGGTCTGATCGTTCGCGAGCTATTCACCGAAGGCCGCACACGCATGACGTTGCTGCTGTGGACCATCACGTTCATGGTGTTGCTAGCGCTCAATCTGCTCGGTAGCTGGCTGCCGGTCATGCTGCACGATTCCGGGCTGCCGCTCGAAACCGCGGCGGGCGTCACGATCGGCTATCAGGTCGGCGGTGCATGCGGCAATCTGATGCTCGGACGTTTCGTCGACCGGCACGCGCCGTTTCTGGTGCTGGTCATCACGTTCGTGATCGCATCGACGGCGATCGTCTGCCTGGGTCTTGCCGGCACCAATGTTGCGCTGCTGTCGGCGCTGATCTTCGTCGCGGGGTTCTGCGTGATAGGCGGCGTCGGTGCATCGGATGTGCTGGTGGCAACCTGCTATCCGACCGCGATGCGCGTGACGGGTCTTGGCTGGGCGATCGGCGTGGGCCGCTTCGGCGCGGTGCTGGGGCCGACGCTCGGCGGCTTCGCGCTGAAGATGGGCGCCAGCAGCGCGAGTTTCTTTGCGATCGGCGCGCTGCCGATGCTCGGCTCGGCGGCGGCCGCATGGGTGATGCACGCGAGGTCACGCAACGCGGCGCGCGCGGCGCCATCGTTGCATGGACTGTGA
- a CDS encoding alpha-ketoacid dehydrogenase subunit beta encodes MARKITFSQAINEALSQEMARDESVIVMGEDNAGGAGAPGEQDAWGGVLGVTKGLYHKYPGRVLDTPLSEGGFIGAAVGAAACGLRPVAELMFIDFMGVCFDQIFNQAAKFRYMFGGKAVTPVVIRTMQGAGLRAAAQHSQMLTSLFTHIPGLKVVCPSTPYDAKGLLIQAIRDNDPVIFCEHKLLYGREGDVPEESYAIPFGEANVVREGDDATIVTYGRMVHHAMDAADKLAKEGIQVDVIDLRTTSPLDEDTILESAERTGRVVVVDEANPRCSIATDIAALVAQRAFHSLKAPIELVTAPHTPAPFAGVLEDLYIPSAENIAVAVRKVRS; translated from the coding sequence ATGGCACGGAAGATTACGTTTTCCCAGGCGATCAACGAAGCGCTGAGCCAGGAGATGGCGCGCGACGAAAGCGTCATCGTGATGGGTGAGGACAACGCGGGCGGCGCAGGCGCCCCCGGCGAACAGGATGCATGGGGCGGTGTGCTCGGCGTGACGAAAGGGCTTTATCACAAGTATCCGGGCCGCGTGCTCGATACGCCGCTGTCCGAAGGCGGCTTTATCGGCGCGGCGGTCGGTGCAGCCGCGTGCGGGTTGCGTCCGGTGGCCGAGCTGATGTTCATCGACTTCATGGGCGTGTGCTTCGACCAGATCTTCAATCAGGCTGCGAAGTTTCGCTATATGTTCGGCGGCAAGGCGGTCACGCCGGTGGTGATTCGCACGATGCAGGGAGCCGGCTTGCGCGCGGCCGCGCAGCATTCGCAGATGCTCACGTCGTTGTTCACGCATATACCCGGCCTGAAAGTGGTGTGCCCATCGACGCCGTACGACGCGAAGGGCCTATTGATCCAGGCGATTCGCGACAACGATCCGGTGATCTTCTGCGAGCACAAGCTGCTGTATGGCCGCGAGGGCGATGTGCCGGAAGAGTCGTACGCGATTCCGTTCGGCGAAGCGAACGTGGTGCGCGAAGGCGACGACGCAACGATCGTCACGTATGGCCGCATGGTGCATCACGCGATGGATGCAGCGGACAAACTCGCAAAAGAAGGCATCCAGGTCGACGTGATCGATTTGCGCACGACGTCCCCACTCGATGAAGACACGATCCTCGAAAGTGCCGAGCGTACCGGCCGCGTCGTCGTGGTCGACGAGGCGAATCCGCGCTGCTCGATCGCGACGGATATCGCCGCGCTGGTCGCGCAGCGAGCGTTCCATTCGCTGAAGGCGCCGATCGAACTCGTGACCGCGCCGCATACGCCCGCGCCTTTCGCGGGCGTGCTCGAAGATCTGTATATCCCGTCGGCGGAAAACATCGCCGTGGCCGTGCGGAAAGTAAGGAGCTGA
- a CDS encoding ATP-NAD kinase family protein, which produces MLSPITVGVIANPASGRDIRRLTTHASVFPTSEKANMVVRLLAGLGMFGVERVLTLRDKTGVAALVLRSLETHAAVAEPQRWPQVDFLDLPITDSVTDTHAGVARMVELGVDLIAVLGGDGTHRAVAAHCGDVPLLTLSTGTNNAFPDLREATVAGLAGALAASKLVPPDVALTRNKRLVVRCVAGPNKGREEIALVDVCVSRQRFVGARAVSEPADIEALFLTFAAPDGIGLSSIGGAWAPVERSAPYGLHLTFARAGESGVPIFAPLAPGRVDKVTMRTCERFEAGCWTPLNTEHGTLAFDGEREIELERDDRYEIALDWAGPFTVDVSRTLRYCASRQLMREVAAHRT; this is translated from the coding sequence GTGTTATCGCCCATCACCGTCGGCGTGATCGCGAACCCTGCGTCGGGCCGCGATATTCGACGCCTGACCACGCATGCATCGGTGTTTCCGACTTCGGAGAAAGCGAACATGGTCGTGCGCCTGCTCGCGGGCCTCGGCATGTTCGGCGTCGAACGCGTGCTGACGTTGCGCGATAAAACCGGTGTCGCCGCCCTCGTGCTGCGCTCGCTCGAAACCCATGCGGCGGTGGCCGAGCCGCAGCGATGGCCGCAGGTCGATTTCCTCGATCTGCCGATCACCGACAGCGTGACGGATACCCATGCGGGCGTCGCGCGAATGGTCGAGCTGGGCGTCGATCTGATCGCGGTGCTCGGCGGCGACGGCACGCATCGCGCGGTCGCCGCGCATTGCGGTGACGTGCCGCTGCTGACGCTATCGACCGGCACCAACAACGCGTTTCCCGACTTGCGCGAAGCGACGGTCGCGGGCCTCGCGGGCGCGCTTGCCGCGTCGAAGCTCGTGCCGCCCGATGTCGCGTTGACGCGCAACAAGCGTCTGGTGGTTCGTTGTGTTGCAGGTCCGAACAAGGGGCGCGAAGAAATCGCGCTGGTCGACGTGTGCGTGAGCCGGCAGCGCTTCGTCGGCGCGCGGGCGGTCTCCGAGCCCGCGGATATCGAAGCGTTGTTTCTGACTTTTGCGGCGCCGGACGGCATCGGCTTGTCGTCGATCGGCGGCGCGTGGGCTCCGGTCGAACGCAGCGCGCCGTATGGGCTGCATCTGACGTTTGCGCGCGCCGGCGAATCCGGTGTGCCGATCTTCGCGCCGCTGGCGCCGGGCCGTGTCGATAAGGTGACGATGCGCACCTGCGAGCGTTTCGAAGCCGGTTGCTGGACACCGCTCAATACCGAACACGGCACGCTCGCGTTCGACGGCGAGCGCGAGATCGAACTGGAGCGCGACGACCGCTACGAGATCGCGCTCGACTGGGCGGGGCCGTTCACCGTCGATGTCAGCCGCACGCTGCGTTATTGCGCGTCGCGGCAGTTGATGCGCGAAGTGGCCGCGCACCGAACGTAA
- a CDS encoding acetoin dehydrogenase dihydrolipoyllysine-residue acetyltransferase subunit, with the protein MPIHMITMPKWGLSMEQGQVNGWLKEVGAKVAKGDEVLDVETDKISSGVECAFDGVLRRQIAQQGDTLPIGALLGVVADEATSDADIDTAVEAFQRDFVPATADTADAGPQPEKIQIGGRTMRYLKIGDGGTPAVLIHGFGGDLNNWLFNHADLAAHRAVWALDLPGHGESGKAVDTGSIDELADSVIAFLDDRGIERAHLVGHSMGSAVAMTVAAKAPERVASLALIAGAGLGDEINREYIEGFVEGSSRNTMKPHLLKLFADGSLVTRQLIEDIVKYKRLEGVNDALRKIAASAFEGGVQRRVYRDRLDTLAPRTLVIWGAQDQIIPAAHAQGLPAQVRVHVIDGKGHMVQMEAASEVNRLLNAFFG; encoded by the coding sequence ATGCCGATTCACATGATCACGATGCCCAAGTGGGGGCTGTCGATGGAGCAGGGGCAGGTCAACGGCTGGCTGAAGGAAGTCGGCGCAAAGGTCGCGAAGGGCGACGAAGTGCTCGATGTCGAAACCGACAAGATTTCGTCGGGTGTCGAATGTGCGTTCGACGGCGTGCTGCGCAGGCAGATCGCGCAGCAGGGCGACACGTTGCCGATCGGCGCGCTGCTCGGCGTGGTGGCCGACGAAGCGACATCGGACGCCGACATCGACACGGCGGTCGAAGCGTTCCAGCGTGACTTCGTGCCGGCCACCGCCGATACTGCGGACGCGGGACCGCAGCCGGAAAAAATACAGATTGGCGGCCGCACGATGCGCTACCTGAAGATCGGCGACGGCGGCACGCCCGCGGTGCTGATCCACGGCTTCGGCGGCGATCTGAACAACTGGCTGTTCAATCACGCGGACCTCGCCGCACATCGCGCGGTGTGGGCGCTCGATCTGCCGGGACATGGCGAGTCGGGCAAGGCAGTCGATACCGGCAGCATCGATGAACTGGCCGACAGCGTGATTGCGTTTCTCGATGATCGGGGTATCGAGCGCGCGCATCTCGTCGGCCATTCGATGGGCAGCGCGGTGGCGATGACGGTGGCCGCGAAGGCACCGGAACGTGTCGCGTCGCTTGCGTTGATCGCGGGCGCGGGACTCGGCGACGAGATCAACCGCGAGTACATCGAGGGCTTTGTCGAGGGCAGCAGCCGCAACACGATGAAACCGCATCTGCTGAAGCTGTTCGCCGACGGTTCGCTGGTCACGCGGCAACTGATCGAAGACATCGTCAAGTACAAGCGGCTCGAAGGCGTGAACGACGCGTTGCGCAAGATTGCGGCGTCCGCGTTCGAAGGCGGCGTGCAGCGACGCGTCTATCGCGACCGGCTCGATACGCTCGCGCCGCGCACGCTGGTGATCTGGGGCGCGCAGGATCAGATCATTCCGGCCGCGCACGCGCAAGGATTGCCGGCGCAAGTACGGGTACATGTGATCGACGGCAAAGGGCACATGGTGCAGATGGAGGCTGCATCGGAAGTGAACCGGCTGCTCAACGCGTTCTTCGGATAG
- a CDS encoding porin, with the protein MRLSIHVATLTLLAVAPGVACAQASVTLYGSIDGSLRYLTHADAAGDGQVLTGGKGLYQSNRFGFTGVEDLGGGLKAHFKLEGAFDSGTGALGTPGSIFTREATVGLSGPWGDVNIGRQFSVSARTVSSFDPFNFCYLSITPLSKDIAGTSSDRFDNDIQYTGQFGGLTARAEYVPGGVPGSIKTGTAVAAGATYRIGGVRFGGAYTQWDDFGGPGLNRHQVSAGADYHLGSLRVTGGYIGDWQDAHPAELLSRDLWIGMTYAFTPAFNLTNALYRTDYDQGGKKGSKTLLMSGITYALSKETLLFAEVDNTRFTGTSIVNRQSNQFGVGAGISKRF; encoded by the coding sequence GTGCGCCTCTCGATCCATGTCGCGACGCTAACGCTATTAGCCGTCGCGCCTGGCGTGGCCTGCGCTCAGGCGTCGGTCACGCTTTACGGTTCCATTGACGGCAGCTTGCGTTACCTTACGCACGCGGACGCCGCCGGCGACGGACAAGTGCTTACAGGAGGTAAGGGCCTGTACCAGTCGAATCGCTTCGGCTTCACCGGCGTCGAAGATCTTGGCGGTGGGCTCAAAGCGCACTTCAAACTGGAAGGGGCGTTCGATAGCGGCACCGGCGCGCTCGGCACGCCTGGCTCGATCTTCACGCGTGAAGCAACCGTCGGCCTGAGCGGCCCCTGGGGCGATGTGAACATCGGCCGGCAGTTCTCGGTCAGCGCGCGCACGGTGTCGAGTTTCGACCCGTTCAATTTCTGCTATCTGAGCATCACGCCGCTGTCGAAAGATATCGCAGGCACCTCGTCGGATCGCTTCGACAACGATATCCAGTACACCGGCCAGTTCGGCGGCCTGACCGCGCGCGCCGAATATGTGCCGGGCGGCGTGCCCGGCAGCATCAAGACCGGCACCGCGGTAGCGGCCGGCGCGACTTACCGGATCGGCGGCGTGCGCTTCGGCGGGGCCTATACGCAGTGGGACGATTTCGGCGGCCCGGGACTGAACCGCCATCAGGTGAGTGCCGGCGCCGACTATCACCTCGGCTCGCTGCGTGTGACAGGCGGCTATATCGGCGACTGGCAGGACGCGCACCCGGCGGAACTGCTGTCGCGCGATCTGTGGATCGGTATGACCTACGCGTTCACCCCCGCGTTCAACCTGACTAACGCACTCTACCGAACCGATTATGATCAGGGCGGCAAGAAAGGCTCGAAGACGCTGCTGATGTCGGGTATCACTTACGCACTGTCGAAAGAGACACTGCTGTTCGCGGAAGTCGACAATACCCGCTTTACCGGTACCTCGATCGTCAACAGGCAGAGCAATCAGTTCGGTGTCGGCGCCGGCATCAGCAAGCGGTTCTGA